From the genome of Ananas comosus cultivar F153 linkage group 16, ASM154086v1, whole genome shotgun sequence, one region includes:
- the LOC109722054 gene encoding NAC domain-containing protein 73-like — MTWCNNSRGDGDRTDNDKNSALSTAIIGGESHARLIKTCPSCGHRIQLYEEKGAGAIQELPGLPAGVKFDPTDQELLEHLEGKARPESQKLHPLIDEFIPTIDGEDGICYTHPERLPGVGKDGLIRHFFHRPSKAYTTGTRKRRKVHADPHGGETRWHKTGKTRPVFVEAKLKGYKKILVLYTNYGKKRKPEKTNWVMHQYHLGSDEEEKDGELVVSKVFYQTQPRQCGSTREAVLEKSKDTSEEESGVLRDANTTSIVDLYNASLMVYNQGSQNRAAAPHLMPGFALHHGGNSFIP; from the exons ATGACATGGTGCAACAACAGCCGAGGCGACGGCGATCGCACCGACAACGACAAGAATTCGGCCTTGTCGACCGCCATTATCGGCGGTGAGTCGCACGCGAGATTGATCAAGACATGCCCTTCGTGCGGCCACCGGATACAACTCTATGAGGAGaag GGTGCAGGTGCCATACAAGAACTTCCGGGGCTTCCGGCCGGGGTGAAGTTCGATCCGACGGACCAGGAGCTTCTGGAGCACCTGGAGGGGAAGGCGAGGCCCGAGTCGCAGAAGCTCCACCCGCTCATCGACGAGTTCATCCCGACGATCGACGGCGAGGACGGCATCTGCTACACTCACCCTGAGAGGCTACCTG GAGTCGGCAAGGACGGCTTAATCCGCCACTTCTTTCACCGCCCGTCGAAGGCCTACACGACGGGGACCAGGAAACGGCGGAAGGTGCACGCCGACCCGCACGGCGGGGAGACCCGGTGGCACAAAACGGGGAAGACGCGGCCCGTTTTCGTCGAGGCGAAGCTCAAGGGCTACAAGAAGATCCTGGTCCTCTACACCAACTACGGCAAGAAGCGAAAGCCGGAGAAAACCAACTGGGTCATGCACCAGTACCACTTGGGCTCagatgaagaagagaaggatGGGGAGCTTGTTGTGTCCAAAGTGTTCTACCAAACACAACCCAGGCAGTGTGGGTCTACAAGAGAAGCAGTTTTGGAGAAGTCCAAAGATACAAGTGAGGAGGAAAGTGGTGTGCTCAGAGATGCAAATACTACTAGTATTGTGGATCTCTACAATGCATCACTCATGGTATATAACCAAGGGAGTCAAAATAGGGCAGCAGCTCCTCATCTGATGCCTGGTTTTGCACTGCATCATGGAGGGAATAGTTTTATTCCCTGA
- the LOC109722053 gene encoding guanylate-binding protein 4, translating to MKQMFGFRGAASSPATPGATGDPRNPSRTPLPPPSSAAGNGVGGGAVALGPARPLRLVYCDEGGKFRMDPEAVAALQLVKGPIGVVSVCGRARQGKSFILNQLLGRSSGFQVAPTHRPCTKGLWMWSAPLKRTALDGTEYNLLLLDTEGIDAYDQTGTYSTQIFSLAVLLSSMFIYNQMGGIDEAALDRLSLVTEMTKHIRVRASGGRSTASELGQFSPVFVWLLRDFYLDLAEDNRKITPRDYLELALRPTQGGGKDMHAKNEIRESIRALFPDRECFTLVRPVNKESDLQRLDQIHMDRLRPEFRAGLDDLTKFVFERTRPKQVGATMMTGPLLAGLTQSFLDAINKGAVPTISSSWQSVEEAECRRAYDFAVEVYTSSFDRTKPAEEDALREAHEDAVGKALAAFNSCAVGAGSVRLNYEKLLHSYFKKAFEDYKRSAFLEADLQCSNTIRSMETKLRAACHGPDVKIDNVMQLLDSLLSEYESSSHGAGKWKILAVFLRQCLAGPILDLFKRQLNRIETEISTLRLKCTSSDDKLELLKKQLEANESQRSEYVKRYEEAVSDKQRISKDYAGRITDLQSKSSKLEERCMSLSNALDLAKRESAEWKSKYDQSASEQKADEEKLRSQLASLESKINVSEGRLAAVREQAESAQEEASEWKRKYEVAVGEAKNALQRAALAQERTNKKVQEREDALRAELANQLSEKDEEITKLIAQINQSEKHVTSLIARLEATESKIKNHETESSRLKEEMRILTENLNSIKAEAQGHEKQVRILEQEKNHLEDKYLSECKKFDEIDKRCKDAEREAKRATELADAARADAASAQKEKAEAQRLAMERLTLIERSERQVETLEREKAKLTDEIERLRQSEMDSVSKVNLLERRVDEREREIEEMLSRNNEQRSNTVQVLESLLATERAACAEANRRAETLSLQLQSTQGKLDMLQQELTSVRLNETALDSKLKTVHKRHEESVHDMDIDEEVGRRRKRSKSTTSPFKYSHMEDGGSVFRGEENNNNESQEIQETETEDYTKFTVLKLKQELTKKGFGGQLLQLKNPNKKDIIALYEKHVIGK from the exons ATGAAGCAGATGTTCGGGTTCCGCGGCGCGGCGTCGTCCCCTGCTACTCCCGGAGCAACCGGGGACCCCCGGAACCCTAGCCGGACCCCTCTGCCgccgccgtcctccgccgcggGCAACGGCGTCGGAGGCGGTGCTGTCGCGCTCGGCCCCGCGCGGCCGCTCCGCCTAGTGTACTGCGACGAGGGGGGGAAGTTCCGGATGGACCCGGAGGCCGTCGCCGCGCTCCAGCTCGTCAAGGGCCCCATCGGCGTCGTCTCCGTCTGCGGCCGCGCTCGCCAGGGCAAAAGCTTCATCCTCAACCAG CTTTTAGGAAGAAGTAGCGGCTTTCAAGTGGCTCCCACTCATCGACCTTGCACTAAGGGCCTTTGGATGTGGAGTGCACCACTAAAGAGAACTGCTCTTGATGGAACTGAATATAATCTTCTATTGCTTGATACTGAAGGGATTGACGCCTATGATCAAACG GGCACATATAGTACCCAAATATTTTCTTTGGCTGTTTTATTATCGAGCATGTTTATCTACAATCAG ATGGGCGGCATAGATGAAGCTGCACTTGATCGTCTATCACTTGTCACTGAAATGACAAAACATATACGTGTTAGGGCTTCTGGTGGAAGGTCCACTGCATCCGAGCTTGGGCAGTTTTCTCCAGTTTTTGTTTGGTTATTGCGA GATTTCTATTTGGATTTAGCGGAAGATAATAGGAAAATTACTCCACGTGACTACCTTGAACTAGCCTTGAGGCCAACGCAAGGTGGAGGAAAAGATATGCATGCTAAGAATGAG ATTCGGGAGTCCATTCGAGCCCTCTTCCCGGATCGTGAATGTTTCACTCTTGTGCGGCCAGTGAACAAAGAAAGTGATCTCCAACGCCTTGATCAAATTCAT ATGGATAGGTTGCGTCCAGAGTTCAGAGCTGGTTTGGATGATCTGACAAAATTCGTCTTTGAGCGAACTAGGCCTAAACAAGTTGGAGCAACTATGATGACTGGCCCTCTCCTTGCTGGTCTTACGCAATCGTTCTTGGATGCCATCAATAAAGGTGCCGTCCCTACAATATCATCCTCATGGCAG AGTGTTGAAGAAGCAGAATGTCGCAGGGCATATGATTTTGCAGTTGAAGTTTACACATCATCTTTTGACCGTACAAAACCTGCTGAAGAG GATGCTTTAAGGGAAGCACATGAAGATGCAGTTGGGAAAGCTCTTGCGGCTTTTAATAGTTGTGCCGTGGGAGCTGGATCAGTACGTCTGAATTATGAAAAGCTTCTCCATAGTTACTTCAAAAAGGCCTTTGAG GACTACAAAAGAAGTGCTTTTCTAGAAGCTGATTTGCAATGTTCGAACACAATACGGAGTATGGAAACGAAGTTGCGAGCAGCTTGTCATGGTCCTGATGTGAAAATTGACAATGTGATGCAG CTCTTGGACAGTCTGCTTTCTGAGTATGAGTCATCGTCTCATGGAGCAGGGAAATGGAAAATACTGGCTGTTTTTCTACGACAATG TTTGGCGGGACCAATACTTGACCTTTTCAAAAGGCAGTTGAATAGAATTGAAACTGAAATAAGTACTTTGAGGTTGAAATGCACCTCGAGTGACGATAAATTGGAACTGCTTAAGAAGCAGCTTGAGGCAAATGAGAGCCAAAGATCTGAATATGTGAAGCGCTACGAAGAAGCCGTCAGTGATAAGCAAAGAATATCTAAAGATTATGCTGGTCGTATTACTGATTTGCAAAGCAAATCCAGCAAGTTGGAGGAGCGGTGCATGAGCTTATCGAATGCCCTCGATCTTGCTAAACGTGAATCTGCTGAATGGAAAAGCAAGTATGACCAAAGTGCTTCTGAGCAAAAAGCTGATGAGGAGAAGCTAAGATCTCAACTCGCTTCTCTGGAGTCCAAGATTAATGTGAGTGAAGGGAGATTAGCTGCTGTTCGAGAGCAGGCGGAGTCTGCTCAAGAGGAGGCTTCCGAGTGGAAACGGAAATACGAAGTGGCTGTTGGAGAAGCTAAGAATGCTCTGCAGAGGGCGGCACTGGCACAGGAGCGCACGAATAAGAAAGTGCAGGAAAGGGAGGATGCTTTGCGGGCTGAATTGGCTAACCAGCTTTCAGAAAAG GATGAAGAAATTACGAAGTTGATTGCACAGATCAATCAATCTGAGAAGCATGTGACAAGTTTAATTGCGAGATTGGAG GCTACTGAGTCTAAAATAAAGAACCATGAGACTGAATCTTCACGGTTGAAGGAAGAGATGAGAATATTAACTGAGAACTTGAATTCCATCAAAGCCGAAGCTCAGGGACACGAGAAGCAAGTCAGAATTCTGGAACAAGAAAAGAACCATCTTGAAGACAAGTATCTTTCTGAGTGCAAGAAGTTCGACGAAATAGACAAGAGGTGCAAGGATGCCGAAAGGGAAGCCAAACGAGCAACTGAGCTGGCTGACGCAGCTCGTGCTGATGCCGCTTCCGCCCAAAAGGAGAAAGCTGAAGCCCAGCGGTTGGCGATGGAAAGACTCACATTGATTGAAAGATCCGAGAGGCAGgtcgaaaccctagagagagaaaaggccaAGCTGACAGATGAGATTGAGCGGCTCCGCCAATCCGAGATGGATTCAGTTTCGAAGGTCAATTTACTCGAGAGAAGGGttgatgagagagaaagagagatcgaGGAGATGTTAAGTCGGAACAACGAGCAAAGGTCTAATACAGTCCAAGTCCTCGAGAGCCTTTTGGCGACAGAGCGAGCCGCTTGTGCGGAAGCCAATAGAAGGGCGGAGACCCTCTCATTGCAGCTACAATCTACACAAGGCAAACTCGATATGCTTCAGCAAGAACTCACTTCAGTTCGGCTTAATGAGACGGCACTTGATAGCAAGCTAAAAACCGTGCACAAGAGGCATGAGGAATCAGTGCACGACATGGACATCGACGAAGAGGTtgggaggaggagaaagagatcGAAGAGCACGACGAGTCCTTTCAAGTACAGCCATATGGAGGACGGCGGTTCTGTTTTTAGAGGGGAAGAGAATAATAACAATGAGAGCCAGGAGATTCAAGAGACAGAAACCGAAGACTATACCAAGTTCACCGTGTTGAAGCTGAAGCAGGAGCTTACAAAGAAGGGATTTGGGGGGCAGCTGCTGCAGCTGAAAAATCCCAACAAGAAGGATATTATTGCCTTGTATGAGAAGCATGTCATTGGCAAGtaa